Proteins found in one Zea mays cultivar B73 chromosome 1, Zm-B73-REFERENCE-NAM-5.0, whole genome shotgun sequence genomic segment:
- the LOC100194094 gene encoding uncharacterized protein LOC100194094, translating to MGSNGSGSICGGVHASGSGASQRLLPGLVDGRCGAWCCRCSAGTVGSAGGGGGPRCFATVVATDASLALWMGLCGLVGRRRRLWRCALSRGPGRMLCWGFSWAKALATATLLGAASPVEGVVFPSFVFHGRKPGPPRIGDDGIPDVTPFLKVSLLKFVSATSSPSVVAFVFWVPVCVWRWRLAP from the coding sequence ATGGGCAGCAACGGCTCCGGCAGCATTTGCGGTGGTGTACATGCCAGCGGATCTGGCGCGTCGCAACGGCTGCTGCCAGGGTTGGTCGACGGGAGGTGCGGCGCGTGGTGCTGCCGCTGCTCGGCCGGGACCGTGGGCTCAGCCGGAGGTGGTGGCGGTCCGCGCTGCTTTGCGACTGTTGTGGCAACCGACGCGTCATTGGCCCTCTGGATGGGTCTGTGTGGGTTGgttgggcggcggcggcggctgtggAGGTGTGCTTTGTCCCGGGGTCCTGGCCGGATGTTGTGCTGGGGGTTTTCTTGGGCGAAAGCCTTAGCGACGGCGACGCTCCTGGGCGCCGCTTCCCCTGTTGAGGGCGTCGTGTTCCCTAGCTTTGTCTTCCATGGGCGAAAGCCCGGTCCACCTCGGATTGGCGACGATGGCATCCCCGACGTCACTCCCTTCCTGAAGGTGTCGCTACTGAAGTTCGTCTCGGCCACGTCGTCGCCTTCGGTGGTTGCTTTCGTCTTTTGGGTCCCGGTTTGCGTGTGGAGGTGGAGACTTGCACCGTGA